The DNA segment CGACCACGCCACCGAGCACGGGCCCTGGGACGCGTACGTGGCCGTCGGCGGCGGCTCCAGCATCGACACCGCCAAGGCGGTCGACCTGCTCGCCACCAACCCCGGCGAGCTGCTCGACTACGTCAACCGGCCCGTCGGCGAGGGCCGGGCCCCCAGCCGGCCGCTCGACCCGCTGGTGGCCGTGCCCACGACCACCGGCACGGGCGCCGAGAGCACCACCATCTGCGTGCTCGACGTGCTCGCCGACAAGCTCAAGACCGGCATCAGCCACCCGCGCCTGCGCCCGACCCTGGCCGTGGTCGACCCGGCCCTGACCGTGACCCAGCCGGCCGCGGTGACCGCGGCCAGCGGCATGGACGTCCTCTGCCACGCCCTGGAGAGCTGGACGGCCAAGCCCTACACCGCCTACGAGCGCAAGCGGCCGGAGCAGCGGGTGCCCTACTGCGGGGCCAACCCGATCTCCGACCTGTGGTCGGAGCAGGCGCTGCGGCTGCTGGCCGGCTCGTTCCGCGACGCCGTGCGCGACGGCGACGACCTGGAGGCGCGGGGACGGATGGCCCTGGCCGCGACCATGGCCGGGCTCGGCTTCGGCAACGCCGGCGTCCACATCCCGCACGCCAACGCCTACCCGATCGCCGGGCGGGTCAAGGACTTCCGGCCCGGCGGCTACCCCGACGGCGAGCCGATCGTGCCCCACGGCATGGCCGTGTCGCTGACCGCGCCCGAGGCGTTCCGGTTCACCTTCGAGGCCTGCCCCGAGCGGCACCTGCGCGCGGCCGAGCTGCTCGCCCCCGGCCTGGAGCGGCCCGGCGACGACGCCGAGTACCTCCCGGCCGCCCTGACCCGGCTGATGCGCGACGTCGGCATCCCCAACGGGATCGGCGGGGTCGGCTACGACGAGGCCGACGTGCCCGACCTGGCCGAGGGGGCCATGAAGCAGCAGCGGCTGCTCGACACCGCCCCCCGGCCGGTGACCGAGGACGACGTTGCCGCGATCCTGACCCGCTCGCTGTCGAACTGGTAGGAGGCGACCTGACCGCCGAGCTGGCCGCCGCCCTGCGCAAGGCCGGGGTGGCCGAGGTCGACGGGTCCGCGCGGCGGCGGGCCGAGTACTCGACCGACGCCTCGCTGTACCGGGTGCCGCCGGCGCTGGTCGCCTTCCCGCGCGACCCCGACGAGGTCGTGGCCGTGGTCGCGACCTGCCTGGAGCTGGGCGTGCCGGTGACGGCCAGGGGCGCCGGGACCTCGATCGCCGGCAACGCCGTCGGGCCC comes from the Actinomycetota bacterium genome and includes:
- a CDS encoding hydroxyacid-oxoacid transhydrogenase; translated protein: MASTFPGGAETVFTYGAPLLKFGTGAADEIGYDLSQYGARRVLVVTDPGVAATGAPARIAGQMGRFGIEAHVYDGVHVEPTDASLQAAIDHATEHGPWDAYVAVGGGSSIDTAKAVDLLATNPGELLDYVNRPVGEGRAPSRPLDPLVAVPTTTGTGAESTTICVLDVLADKLKTGISHPRLRPTLAVVDPALTVTQPAAVTAASGMDVLCHALESWTAKPYTAYERKRPEQRVPYCGANPISDLWSEQALRLLAGSFRDAVRDGDDLEARGRMALAATMAGLGFGNAGVHIPHANAYPIAGRVKDFRPGGYPDGEPIVPHGMAVSLTAPEAFRFTFEACPERHLRAAELLAPGLERPGDDAEYLPAALTRLMRDVGIPNGIGGVGYDEADVPDLAEGAMKQQRLLDTAPRPVTEDDVAAILTRSLSNW